One window of Manihot esculenta cultivar AM560-2 chromosome 17, M.esculenta_v8, whole genome shotgun sequence genomic DNA carries:
- the LOC110604669 gene encoding uncharacterized protein LOC110604669 isoform X1: MSLSLLLEVCYVHNLVHDIVHLSIKKSELGMDSVSSYSRLCPQLFRFQYSRQKSTDGFHLANADLLLHGRGNLLRKKQKGHFPQFPIARLDIIDENVLQEAHASQWQQLDLALSSPIVCRDNMRKHHGLASLSVNQSNLHGTGTGLCG, from the exons AT GTCTTTGTCTCTTCTTCTTGAGGTTTGTTATGTCCATAACCTAGTGCATGATATAGTGCATTTGTCGATCAAAAAGTCAGAGTTGGGGATGGACTCTGTTTCCTCGTACTCTAGGTTATGCCCACAACTCTTTCGCTTTCAATACTCAAGACAG AAGTCCACAGATGGTTTCCACTTGGCAAATGCTGATCTTCTTTTACACGGACGTGGTAACTTGCTTCGCAAAAAGCAAAAAGGACACTTTCCACAATTTCCTATTGCAAGGTTGGATATCATAGATGAGAATGTTTTGCAAGAAGCACATGCTTCTCAATG GCAACAACTTGATTTGGCTCTTAGCAGCCCAATTGTGTGTCGTGATAATATGCGAAAGCATCACGGATTGGCATCTCTATCTGTGAATCAAAGTAATCTGCATGGAACTGGGACAGGCTTGTGTGGATGA
- the LOC110604669 gene encoding uncharacterized protein LOC110604669 isoform X3 → MDSVSSYSRLCPQLFRFQYSRQKSTDGFHLANADLLLHGRGNLLRKKQKGHFPQFPIARLDIIDENVLQEAHASQWQQLDLALSSPIVCRDNMRKHHGLASLSVNQSNLHGTGTGLCG, encoded by the exons ATGGACTCTGTTTCCTCGTACTCTAGGTTATGCCCACAACTCTTTCGCTTTCAATACTCAAGACAG AAGTCCACAGATGGTTTCCACTTGGCAAATGCTGATCTTCTTTTACACGGACGTGGTAACTTGCTTCGCAAAAAGCAAAAAGGACACTTTCCACAATTTCCTATTGCAAGGTTGGATATCATAGATGAGAATGTTTTGCAAGAAGCACATGCTTCTCAATG GCAACAACTTGATTTGGCTCTTAGCAGCCCAATTGTGTGTCGTGATAATATGCGAAAGCATCACGGATTGGCATCTCTATCTGTGAATCAAAGTAATCTGCATGGAACTGGGACAGGCTTGTGTGGATGA
- the LOC110604669 gene encoding uncharacterized protein LOC110604669 isoform X2 — MSLSLLLEVCYVHNLVHDIVHLSIKKSELGMDSVSSYSRLCPQLFRFQYSRQSTDGFHLANADLLLHGRGNLLRKKQKGHFPQFPIARLDIIDENVLQEAHASQWQQLDLALSSPIVCRDNMRKHHGLASLSVNQSNLHGTGTGLCG; from the exons AT GTCTTTGTCTCTTCTTCTTGAGGTTTGTTATGTCCATAACCTAGTGCATGATATAGTGCATTTGTCGATCAAAAAGTCAGAGTTGGGGATGGACTCTGTTTCCTCGTACTCTAGGTTATGCCCACAACTCTTTCGCTTTCAATACTCAAGACAG TCCACAGATGGTTTCCACTTGGCAAATGCTGATCTTCTTTTACACGGACGTGGTAACTTGCTTCGCAAAAAGCAAAAAGGACACTTTCCACAATTTCCTATTGCAAGGTTGGATATCATAGATGAGAATGTTTTGCAAGAAGCACATGCTTCTCAATG GCAACAACTTGATTTGGCTCTTAGCAGCCCAATTGTGTGTCGTGATAATATGCGAAAGCATCACGGATTGGCATCTCTATCTGTGAATCAAAGTAATCTGCATGGAACTGGGACAGGCTTGTGTGGATGA